The following are from one region of the Trichoderma breve strain T069 chromosome 5, whole genome shotgun sequence genome:
- a CDS encoding d-arabinono-1,4-lactone oxidase domain-containing protein, whose protein sequence is MQKQLLFGYGEGSVDGDEILNERAVFHHTHHTWARTFSCLPELYIQPESLDEIERMVNYARKWRKRITTVGCGHSPSNITWTSHWLVNLDKYNKILSVDDKTGIVVMQSGIRLYTLCEELERHGLAMPNLGSINQQSIAGAISTGTHGSSIRHGLMSEDVLALKITLIDGTTKSCSKDDDPELFQAALLSLGSLGIISEITFRAVPAFSLKWKQTIDSDLRMFNAWQKDLWTQSEFVRVWWFPYTRRAVVWQAEKTEEEHREPPVSYYDGSLGYYVYHNLLYLAQHVPRILPWVEWFVFGMQYGFANGSTTTAVQPSRKALLMNCLYSQFVNEWAIPLHKGPEALRRLSSWLNQLTPHDPDYVPHNIPFSAEGLYVHAPVEVRVSDTTLTSNARPYLDPTVKDGPTLYLNATLYRPYWHDPPCRERYYQAFEWLMKDMGGRPHWAKNFETYSTEIETMYGGDLDKFRHIRDVADPNGHFLGPWHRDRILRQDAWYDFEERI, encoded by the coding sequence ATGCAGAAACAGCTGCTTTTCGGCTACGGCGAGGGTTCCGTTGATGGAGACGAGATCCTCAACGAGCGCGCCGTCTTCCACCATACTCACCACACATGGGCGCGCACCTTTTCCTGCCTCCCAGAGCTTTACATCCAGCCCGAATCGCTGGATGAAATTGAACGGATGGTCAATTATGCGCGAAAATGGCGCAAGCGAATCACGACTGTGGGATGCGGACACTCGCCCTCTAACATTACCTGGACCTCGCACTGGCTGGTCAACCTGGACAAGTACAACAAGATCCTCTCGGTGGACGATAAAACCGGCATCGTGGTGATGCAGAGCGGCATTCGCCTGTATACGCTATGCGAGGAGCTTGAGCGCCACGGCCTAGCCATGCCGAATCTCGGCAGTATCAACCAGCAGTCAATTGCCGGTGCCATCTCAACGGGAACCCATGGCAGCAGTATCCGCCACGGGCTCATGTCCGAGGATGTCCTCGCTCTCAAAATCACCCTTATCGATGGCACCACCAAGTCCTGTTCCAAGGATGATGATCCCGAACTATTCCAAGCCGCGCTGCTCTCTCTCGGCtctcttggcatcatctctGAAATCACCTTCCGCGCTGTGCCAGCCTTTAGCCTCAAGTGGAAGCAGACCATTGACTCTGATTTGCGAATGTTCAACGCCTGGCAAAAGGACTTGTGGACTCAGAGTGAGTTTGTGCGGGTCTGGTGGTTCCCTTACACACGCCGGGCGGTAGTCTGGCAGGCCGagaagacggaagaagaacatCGCGAACCACCGGTGAGCTACTACGATGGATCTTTGGGCTATTACGTCTATCACAATCTGCTGTACCTGGCCCAGCATGTGCCTCGCATCCTTCCGTGGGTTGAGTGGTTCGTATTTGGCATGCAGTACGGGTTTGCCAACGGTTCCACAACGACAGCTGTCCAGCCAAGCCGCAAAGCCCTGTTGATGAATTGTCTCTATTCTCAGTTTGTCAACGAATGGGCGATTCCCCTGCATAAGGGCCCAGAGGCGCTTCGCAGACTCAGTTCGTGGCTCAACCAACTCACGCCCCATGACCCTGACTATGTGCCACACAACATTCCCTTTTCGGCCGAGGGCCTCTATGTTCATGCGCCAGTTGAGGTTCGTGTCAGTGATACGACTCTTACTTCAAACGCCCGACCTTATCTTGACCCAACTGTCAAGGATGGCCCGACGTTGTATCTCAACGCAACTCTGTACCGGCCTTATTGGCACGATCCACCATGTCGGGAACGTTACTATCAGGCATTCGAGTGGCTGATGAAGGATATGGGCGGCAGGCCCCATTGGGCCAAGAACTTTGAAACCTATAGTACCGAGATTGAAACCATGTATGGCGGTGACCTGGACAAGTTCAGACACATACGCGATGTTGCCGACCCAAACGGCCATTTCCTCGGGCCTTGGCATAGAGACCGCATCCTGCGCCAGGATGCTTGGTATGACTTTGAGGAGAGAATTTAG
- a CDS encoding short chain dehydrogenase domain-containing protein: MSAAHVVWGLMTNRWSYPSLEALENLPIPGKTVIVIGASGGLGLEAARHYARLGASRVILGVRSQNKGDEAKRNITSSLSPEIAKTCVIDVWIIDLASFASVKAFADRATKELSSIDIALLNAAVDKAQFGLTKDGWEETLQVNTLATTLLALLLLPKMRQSSRPDWKPCLSIVASRGHQLVSDGASWQDAPNCIEALNKKENFGQAPIRYCTSKLLIIYAVREIAKLALSSQNEPDVVVNYSCPGACKSDLAREADSMGKKVGLAVIQATICKTTEEGSRTIVFATGLGVQSHGLWYHKDRMAEPGVLVTNEKGKKLQAKVWKEIVEVLAPYGIEIASK; encoded by the exons ATGAGCGCCGCACATGTTGTCTGGGGTTTGATGACGAACCGCTGGTCATATCCCAGTCTCGAGGCTCTCGAAAATCTCCCCATTCCCGGCAAAACTGTCATTGTCATCGGTGCCAGCGGTGGTCTTGGCCTCGAAGCTGCTCGACATTACGCTCGCTTGGGGGCATCTCGAGTCATCCTGGGCGTTCGGTCACAGAACAAGGGCGATGAAGCTAAACGGAATATCACCTCTAGCCTGAGTCCTGAAATAGCCAAGACATGCGTCATTGATGTCTGGATTATTGATTTGGCATCGTTTGCATCTGTTAAAGCTTTTGCGGACCGCGCCACCAAAGAGCTTTCATCAATCGACATTGCCTTGCTCAATGCTGCCGTCGACAAAGCTCAATTCGGACTCACAAAGGATGGCTGGGAAGAAACTTTGCAAGTGAATACTCTGGCGACGACGCTTCTGGCTTTGCTATTACTTCCAAAGATGCGGCAGTCATCACGGCCGGACTGGAAACCGTGTTTAAGCATTGTCGCCTCAAGAGGGCACCAGTTAGTGTCGGATGGAGCATCTTGGCAGGATGCTCCCAACTGCATAGAAGCGCtgaacaagaaagaaaacttTGGGCAGGCGCCTATCAGGTATTGCACTTCCAAGTTGCTTATTATCTATGCTGTTAGGGAGATTGCGAAGCTTGCTCTCTCATCTCAAAATGAACCAGACGTCGTGGTGAACTATTCATGTCCGGGGGCATGTAAGTCGGACCTGGCGCGGGAAGCGGATTCTATGGGGAAAAAAGTTGGGCTTGCCGTCATCCAGGCGACGATTTGCAAGACGACGGAGGAAGGGTCTAGGACAATAGTCTTTGCGACCGGTCTTGGCGTCCAGAGCCATGGATTGTGGTATCACAAGGATAGAATGGCGGA GCCCGGAGTACTAGTTACAAatgaaaaggggaaaaagcTGCAAGCAAAGGTTTGGAAGGAGATTGTGGAAGTTTTGGCGCCATATGGCATTGAGATTGCTTCGAAATAA
- a CDS encoding oxysterol-binding protein domain-containing protein, with translation MSDVGESNHHKRSKSAAALSLLRRKDTREDESGTEDDRLSTTGSHASPPKHATSAPRGHSSRLSTPSAVLSRTPSNNQTAASVKGSPIQDIKTGSLEQSVRKFRVVEALRSGDTASISKAIRETADGVPRASMSSLSGSSAGALEDTTILHLAMQCAEFPVIEYVLSDGLGSLDVNSRDKDGNTPLHIAAMHGRTQAVKLLLEQKEINDAIANSQGKLPIDLARTPEIFQLLQLSRSMFTDTKVQQIQDLIAKSDYDTLAQVLEEQRLKTMLDINSTEFVSDPAVAQAGGTLLHEAAKKKNIQLIQVLLLHGADPFRRDRKGKLPQSITSDDNVKAILKKSPAAVAAQRGIQEKAVLGHAASQNATAGGPADPLAGREAREMKGYLKKWTNYRKGYQLRWFVLEDGVLSYYKHQDDAGSACRGAINMKIAQLHMSPDEKTKFEIIGKSSVKYTLKANHEVEAKRWFWALNNSIQWTKDQAREEERQAARSAELLRIAKADQSGSVSAQDSHSENTSMTDLRRVSTQLQARPILSVKKSDMTGTSIGSVDEEDFVDTYTEADAMQGHEHPAGPGTLPGDGDDDDDYGEETSGREEPQATKDALNITAQSAKLQLETMGSVHSALMAELTRSPATTLSDTKVTQALSTYDAAIRSLTALVGDLLRISKDRDAFWQYRLDRESNMRRMWEESMAQVAREQEILEARVGESEMKRKLAKKALREVMEQGALPSASVTPTMERVQEEVEEVEVIVKAATRGLPRKPTALEQMAELSDSESGVEDEFFDAVDAGDVEVTEMPPSDTKQEKKDVVISGIDISSSFSGYENGIRHKLKMESDDRPKISLWGQGILKSMIGKDMTRMTLPVSFNEPTSLLYRCGEDMEYVELLDLAAERSDSIERLMYVAAFAASEYASTIGRVAKPFNPLLGETFEYVRPDKNYRFFIEQVSHHPPIGAAWAESPNWTYWGESHVKSKFYGKSFDINPLGTWFLKLRPTAGGKEDLYTWKKVTSSVVGIITGNPTVDNYGPMEIKNWTTGEVALVEFKARGWKASSAYQIVGKVMDASGQVRVSLGGRWNSRLYARLTPGYEAAVDEPSTKNKDIVHRGSIADPSRAYLIWQANERPAGIPFNLTPFVLTFNHIDDKLRPWIAPTDSRLRPDQRAMEEGEYDFAATEKNRLEENQRARRRMRENAGEEFVPAWFTKATCEITGEEYWQFNGKYWTQREKAGPDGDYEAAWGGLEPIYDDIPA, from the exons ATGTCGGACGTGGGCGAGAG CAACCACCACAAGCGGTCCAAATCCGCCGCGGCGCTGTCGCTGTTGCGTCGCAAGGACACTCGCGAAGACGAATCCGGAACTGAAGACGATCGATTGTCGACCACAGGCAGCCATGCATCTCCTCCGAAGCATGCTACGTCAGCCCCCCGCGGCCACAGCTCGCGGCTGTCGACACCGTCGGCCGTTCTGAGCAGAACACCGTCCAACAACCAAACCGCTGCAAGTGTAAAGGGCTCCCCTATTCAGGATATCAAGACCGGCAGCCTCGAGCAGTCGGTGCGCAAGTTCAGGGTTGTCGAGGCCCTGCGGAGCGGGGACACGGCGTCCATTTCAAAGGCCATTCGAGAGACGGCGGACGGCGTCCCACGTGCGAGCATGTCGTCGCTTAGCGGGTCCAGTGCTGGAGCGCTCGAAGATACCACCATACTTCATCTGGCCATGCAGTGCGCCGAGTTCCCTGTTATCGAATACGTTCTCTCCGACGGtcttggcagcttggatGTAAATTCTCGAGATAAGGATGGCAACACCCCGCTGCACATTGCTGCCATGCACGGCCGTACTCAGGCAGTCAAGCTGCTCCTGGAGCAGAAGGAAATTAACGATGCCATCGCAAATTCCCAAGGGAAGCTGCCCATCGACTTGGCGCGAACCCCCGAGAtcttccagcttcttcagctttcTCGGTCCATGTTCACAGATACAAAAGTGCAGCAAATCCAGGACCTCATCGCCAAGAGCGATTATGATACCCTTGCTcaggtgctggaggagcagcggcTGAAGACGATGCTGGACATTAACAGCACCGAGTTTGTAAGCGACCCGGCCGTTGCCCAGGCTGGAGGCACCTTGCTTCACGAGGcggccaaaaagaagaatattCAGCTCATTCAGGTGCTTCTGCTCCACGGTGCCGACCCTTTCCGTCGCGATCGAAAAGGCAAGCTGCCCCAGTCAATCACCAGTGACGACAACGTCAAGGCCATTTTGAAAAAGTCGCCAGCCGCTGTGGCAGCTCAGAGGGGAATTCAAGAGAAAGCAGTGCTGGGACATGCGGCCTCGCAAAACGCAACCGCTGGTGGCCCTGCTGATCCCTTGGCAGGCCGCGAGGCTCGGGAGATGAAGGGATACTTGAAGAAATGGACCAACTATCGCAAGGGCTACCAGCTGAGATGGTTTGTGCTGGAGGATGGAGTGCTGAGCTATTACAAGCACCAAGACGATGCTGGCTCGGCATGCCGCGGCGCCATCAACATGAAGATTGCTCAGCTCCACATGAGCCCAGACGAGAAGACCAAGTTTGAAATTATCGGCAAGTCATCTGTTAAGTATACGCTCAAGGCAAACCACGAAGTAGAAGCCAAGCGATGGTTTTGGGCCCTCAACAACTCCATCCAATGGACCAAAGATCAAGCcagggaagaagaacgaCAAGCAGCCCGCAGCGCTGAGCTTCTTCGAATTGCCAAGGCCGACCAGAGCGGATCAGTCTCTGCCCAAGACTCTCACAGTGAGAACACGAGCATGACGGACTTGCGACGCGTCAGCACGCAGCTACAAGCGCGCCCGATCCTTAGTGTCAAGAAGTCAGACATGACTGGCACCAGCATCGGCAGCGTAGATGAGGAGGACTTCGTGGATACCTATACAGAGGCGGATGCGATGCAAGGTCACGAGCACCCCGCTGGCCCTGGCACCCTACCAGGCGACggagacgacgatgacgattATGGCGAGGAAACGAGCGGCCGTGAAGAGCCCCAGGCGACCAAGGATGCGCTCAATATTACGGCGCAATCAGcaaagctgcagctcgagACTATGGGAAGCGTCCACTCGGCTCTTATGGCAGAACTCACCCGTAGTCCTGCCACGACTTTGTCGGATACAAAGGTAACGCAGGCCCTCTCTACATACGACGCTGCCATCCGGAGCTTGACGGCCCTGGTTGGCGACCTGCTCCGGATTTCCAAGGACCGCGACGCATTTTGGCAGTACCGGCTTGATCGTGAGTCCAACATGCGACGAATGTGGGAGGAAAGCATGGCACAGGTGGCTCGTGAGCAGGAAATTCTCGAGGCCCGCGTTGGTGAATCAGAGATGAAGCGTAAGCTCGCAAAGAAGGCGTTGCGAGAAGTCATGGAGCAAGGCGCCTTGCCGTCCGCCAGCGTCACGCCAACAATGGAAAGGGTAcaagaagaggttgaggaggtCGAAGTCATTGTAAAGGCAGCTACCCGCGGCTTACCTCGAAAGCCGACGGCTCTCGAGCAGATGGCGGAGCTGTCTGACAGCGAGTCTGGAGTGGAAGACGAGTTCTTTGATGCCGTGGATGCCGGCGACGTTGAAGTCACCGAGATGCCTCCTAGCGACACTAaacaggaaaagaaggacgTCGTCATTTCGGGCATCGACATCAGCAGCTCATTCTCTGGATATGAAAACGGAATTCGGCACAAGCTCAAAATGGAGAGCGATGACCGGCCGAAGATTTCTCTCTGG GGGCAGGGTATTCTCAAGTCTATGATTGGCAAGGAtatgacgaggatgacgcTGCCCGTCTCGTTCAACGAGCCTACGTCCTTGCTGTACCGTTGCGGTGAGGACATGGAATACGTGGAGCTCCTCGACCTCGCAGCAGAACGCTCTGATTCAATCGAAAGACTCATGTACGTAGCCGCATTTGCCGCCAGTGAGTATGCGTCCACGATTGGCCGCGTCGCCAAACCTTTCAATCCCTTGCTCGGCGAAACTTTTGAGTACGTTCGTCCGGACAAGAACTACCGCTTCTTCATTGAGCAGGTCAGCCATCACCCACCGATTGGCGCCGCCTGGGCAGAGTCGCCAAACTGGACGTACTGGGGCGAATCCCATGTCAAGTCAAAATTCTACGGCAAGTCGTTTGACATTAACCCTCTTGGAACATGGTTCCTCAAGCTCCGACCTACCGCCGGTGGCAAGGAGGACTTGTACACGTGGAAGAAGGTCACATCTTCGGTAGTTGGCATCATTACAGGAAACCCCACGGTGGACAACTACGGCCCCATGGAGATTAAGAACTGGACAACTGGGGAAGTGGCGTTGGTCGAGTTCAAGGCCAGGGGGTGGAAGGCCTCGAGCGCGTACCAGATCGTCGGCAAGGTCATGGATGCCTCGGGCCAGGTGCGCGTGAGCCTCGGCGGGCGATGGAATTCGAGACTATATGCCCGACTGACGCCAGGCTacgaggctgctgttgaCGAGCCCTCAACGAAGAACAAGGATATTGTTCACCGTGGCAGCATTGCAGATCCCAGCCGAGCCTACCTCATCTGGCAAGCCAACGAGAGGCCGGCCGGCATTCCTTTCAACCTGACTCCATTTGTACTGACGTTTAACCACATCGACGACAAGCTAAGACCGTGGATTGCGCCCACAGACTCACGCTTGCGGCCAGATCAGCGTGCcatggaggagggagagtATGATTTCGCAGCGACGGAGAAGAACCGACTGGAGGAGAACCAGCGAGCTCGCCGGCGAATGCGTGAAAATGCCGGCGAAGAATTCGTCCCCGCATGGTTCACCAAGGCGACTTGCGAAATCACGGGTGAAGAGTACTGGCAATTCAACGGCAAGTACTGGACACAGCGAGAAAAGGCCGGGCCTGATGGCGATTACGAGGCTGCGTGGGGAGGGTTGGAGCCGATATACGACGATATACCTGCTTAG
- a CDS encoding thioesterase-like superfamily domain-containing protein, whose translation MSGSDKDTKLEGTEKVLDKRTTLLRPPEPDASKAPIENTVEVTPLAVLGPDIFTNTRPLWLPPGARGVYGGAVIAQSLAAAQLTVQDHFLVHSCHCYFLLAGSATIPIMYHVERVRDGRSFATRTVQARQKGNCIFTTTISFVRENSGGAKQIRHAAALPDVEMPDPSWDTEGDALWDRAGPFKSRRIELKDADARPDQRKARQWHRCRGQISAAGGHQAHLNALAYVSDSYFIGTVSRIHRLWRLGLTPEQVAELPDAEGDKMRQFLEFEGMGSRLEDWAGRPRVGMLVSLDHSIYFHEPKRVRADEWMFSEMESPWSGDGRGLVMQRIYAADGTLLASCVQEGVVRLQQDETERGSKI comes from the exons ATGAGTGGCAGCGATAAAGACACCAAGTTGGAGGGGACGGAAAAAGTGCTGGACAAGCGCACGACGCTGCTACGGCCTCCGGAGCCGGATGCGAGCAAGGCGCCCATCGAGAACACAGTCGAGGTGACGCCGCTGGCGGTGTTGGGACCg GACATCTTCACCAACACACGGCCGCTGTGGCTGCCCCCCGGCGCGCGAGGTGTTTACGGAGGCGCTGTGATTGCTCAGAGTCTGGCCGCGGCCCAGCTTACGGTTCAGGACCACTTCTTGGTGCACTCGTGCCACTGCTATTTCCTGCTGGCTGGTTCGGCGACGATCCCCATCATGTACCACGTCGAGCGGGTGCGCGACGGGCGGTCGTTTGCGACGCGGACGGTGCAGGCGCGGCAGAAGGGCAACTGCATCTTCACGACGACCATTAGCTTCGTGCGCGAGAACAGCGGCGGCGCAAAGCAGATTCGGCACGCGGCGGCGCTGCCCGACGTCGAGATGCCGGACCCGAGCTGGGACACGGAAGGGGACGCGCTCTGGGACCGGGCTGGGCCGTTTAAGAGCCGGCGCATCGAGCTTaaagatgctgatgctcgGCCGGACCAGCGAAAAGCCCGACAGTGGCACCGCTGCCGGGGCCAAATCTCGGCGGCGGGAGGGCATCAAGCACATCTCAACGCGCTGGCCTACGTCTCGGACAGCTACTTCATCGGCACGGTGTCGCGCATCCACCGGCTGTGGCGGCTGGGCCTGACGCCCGAGCAGGTCGCCGAGCTGCCGGACGCCGAGGGTGACAAGATGCGGCAGTTTCTCGAGTTTGAGGGCATGGGCAGCCGGCTGGAGGACTGGGCGGGAAGGCCACGAGTCGGGATGCTGGTGAGCCTGGACCACAGCATTTACTTCCACGAGCCGAAGCGGGTGAGGGCGGATGAGTGGATGTTTTCGGAGATGGAGAGTCCCTGGAGCGGAGATGGGAGGGGGCTTGTGATGCAGCGGATTTATGCGGCGGATGGGACGTTGTTGGCGAGTTGCGTGCAGGAG GGCGTTGTTCGATTGCAGCAGGACGAGACTGAGAGGGGGTCCAAGATTTGA
- a CDS encoding eukaryotic aspartyl protease domain-containing protein gives MRSSVQSISLAGLVAAGTVSAGILHVPIEKRYLSSDPAPSLLRRDGSISLDALNNITGGGYYADFSIGTPPQKLSFLLDTGSSDTWVNSVKADLCTEPSVQQSVGEFCYKQFNPSRSTSYKSSTEDFDISYLDGRRIQGTYFKDTVTINNATVKNQQLGLALISVRGTGIMGLGFQENVAADVKYPTIIDNMVSQNVIPVPAFSLYLNDLQTSQGGILFGGVDTDKFHDGLATLPLQPLPASIAKTQDIVMYNVQLNGFKASAVDTPAVNGSAILDSGSTISLLPDAVVQAVWKKYGVLNIRGVPIPFVDCGKANSKDTFDFKFTNKTIKVPIDEMVINNLASVQDDIQSDPTLSSLFKGWNGVCTFGMSSTEGYGITSDQFILLGDTFLRSAYVVYDLQNKQIGIAQATLNSTTSNIVEFQEGSNSTEPGSSGDSGDSSTSSANPGSPSETSNSDNSKDSAGSTLSPTFSITLAGTVAVVLSMVMSAL, from the exons ATGCGCTCCTCTGTCCAGTCCATCTCGCTGGCTGGCCTCGTCGCCGCTGGCACCGTTTCCGCAGGCATTCTCCACGTCCCCATTGAGAAGCGATATCTCAGTAGTGATCCCGCTCCTTCATTACTCCGTCGCGATGGCAGTATCAGTCTGGATGCgctcaacaacatcactGGGGGTGGCTATTATGCCGACTTCAGCATTGGCACGCCTCCCCAGAAGCTGAGCTTCCTTCTCGATACCGGTAGCAGTGATACCTGGGTCAATTCAGTCAAGGCAGATCTCTGCACAGAACCATCAGTACAGCAGTCGGTCGGCGAATTCTGTTACAAGCAAT TTAATCCGTCTCGCAGTACCTCATATAAGTCGAGTACAGAAGACTTTGACATCAGCTATCTTGATGGCCGCAGAATTCAGGGCACTTACTTCAAGGATACAGTTACCATTAACAATGCGACTGTCAAGAACCAACAGCTCGGCTTGGCCCTCATCTCCGTTCGTGGTACAGGCATCATGGGTCTAGGCTTCCAGGAGAACGTCGCGGCCGACGTCAAGTATCCCACCATCATCGACAACATGGTATCCCAAAATGTCATCCCTGTGCCGGCATTCAGTCTCTACCTCAACGACCTGCAAACCAGCCAGGGTGGTATTCTCTTTGGCGGTGTCGATACCGACAAGTTCCACGACGGCCTCGCCACTCTCCCCCTTCAGCCCCTGCCCGCGAGTATTGCCAAGACTCAGGACATCGTCATGTACAATGTTCAGCTGAATGGATTCAAAGCTTCCGCCGTCGATACTCCTGCCGTCAATGGCAGTGCAATTTTGGATTCTGGCTCAACAATCAGTCTCCTTCCAGATGCTGTTGTGCAGGCCGTCTGGAAGAAGTACGGCGTCCTCAACATCCGAGGGGTCCCCATCCCTTTTGTTGATTGCGGCAAAGCAAACTCCAAGGATACCTTTGATTTCAAGTTCACCAACAAGACGATCAAGGTGCCCATTGATGAAATGGTTATTAACAATCTCGCCTCGGTACAAGACGACATCCAGTCGGATCCCACTTTGTCCAGCTTATTCAAGGGATGGAACGGAGTATGCACGTTTGGCATGAGCTCAACAGAAGGCTACGGCATCACAAGCGACCAATTCATCTTGCTCGGTGACACCTTCTTGCGGTCTGCATATGTCGTCTACGACTTGCAGAACAAGCAGATTGGCATTGCCCAGGCGACTCTCAACTCGACAACCAGCAACATTGTCGAGTTCCAGGAAGGCTCAAA TTCCACCGAACCAGGCAGTTCTGGAGACTCGGGAGATTCTTCTACCAGTTCTGCGAACCCTGGAAGCCCTAGTGAGACTAGCAATTCTGACAATTCAAAAGACTCTGCCGGCTCCACTCTATCTCCTACCTTCTCGATTACCCTGGCGGGTACCGTCGCCGTGGTTCTCTCCATGGTGATGAGTGCTCTATAG